The genomic window TGCAATTTTCTAACAAATCTGTCATATGTTCATTGGATTGTATAAGAGTTTCCTGCAATTCTTCAGTTTTGAAATCGTTTGTGATGATATTAGACGAATTTTGGCGTAGAAGGAACAAGATCTTAAGAGTAGATAATTTTTTGAGACTGTTTTGTGCTACTAGTGTTCCTGTGGGTTTCTTCAAAACATGATTTAGCTCAATGATGCAATGTTGTGATCTTCTATAATCTGTAAACATTCTTTGTTCCAGTCTTTGTCTTCGAGCATCGAAGGAGGAACAAAATGGTTGgtgaacaaaatcaaaggtTGGTTATTTTTGTACTCATTCTTGCTGTTTCATTCGACAGTTAAGGAGCCGCATCTTTCCTCAACAAATTGTTGGTTTCTAATCTCGTTATCAGGAAAAATGCAGAAGCCATTGCCCGAGTTACTAAAGGAGTTTGGTTTGCCTGTGGGGATCTTTCCACGTGATGCAACCAACTACGAGTTCAATGAACAGACGAGGAAGTTAACTGTCTTTATTCCATCAATCTGCGAAGTTGGTTACAAAGATACATCAGTCTTGAGATTCACCACTACAGTTACCGGATTTCTCGAGAAGGGAAAGCTAGCTGATGTTGAAGGGATGAAGACAAAAGTAATGATATGGGTTAAAGTCACAAGTATCTCTGCTGATTCTTCAAAGGTACATTTCACGGCAGGGATGAAGAAAAGCAGAAGCCGAGATGCTTATGAGGTTTTAAGAGATGGCGTTGAGATTGATAAATTCTAGCTCTGTTTTGCTGGTAATTCTCAATTCTTTTATCCTCTTTCTCCAATCTCTATCTTTAAAGTTTCAACTTTcttcaaaattgttttgtatatgCTGATTTTCAATTATGTTGAAGTTCATGAATTTGATAAACTGAAGAAGATGGTAACTCAGTACACCAAACAATGTTCTTATGTCTTTTGGTATTACTTACTGAGTCACTGTTTAAGCATATGACCAGAGCTAGTCGTAATGTACATTGTACAATGAGGGCTTGTTTATGATAAGAAAGCCTTAAACTTTGAGAACTGTGTAAATTTACTCTCAAATTAAGGAAAATAGGAATGATAGATATTTCATAGATAAAGAGTTTAGAAAccttaaagaaaacaaaatgcataGAGCACATTACACCTTCTCTTTTTGTGACAAACTGACAATGCACTGAGAACACAAATACTGATGACAAGAAATTAAAGACAGAAGCAAATCAAATtatgattaagaaaaacagagagggTTGCACATGTGACTCAAACCCTTTTCTCCTAGTAAACAATACCATTTGCCTTATTCAGTGACCTTCTCTTTACTAATTTTTGCCTTTTGGTGCCTCAGCCTCAGTTCCCTCCGCGGAGTTAAGCTCCTCCCAAGCTTCGATCCAGGTGACCATTCCAGTTGCAAGTGTGATGAAGTAAGGATCAACCTTCCCAAGTTTCTCTCTCACGAGCTTGGCCAGCTCGAGGTAGCATTGCTGCACCGAAGTGCACTCTTTAGGAAGAGTCACGGATTGAAAGAACGGAATCGCCTCTTCCTGCCAAAATATTCCGTTGTATTCCTTTTTCAGGTTCACGAATGGGTTGCTGGCTTTGCTGTGCCATATGTAAGGCAAACCCGTCTTCACTCCCCATCCCATGTGGTCACATATCACCTATATTATTGGACAAATGTAACGGTATTACAGTATAACCAATGCACAAAAGCAAGATAAGAATTGAATTTACCTTGACACACCAACCAGCCCACATGTCGTCATAGCGTCCAATTGGCTGTCCATCACCCATAAGCCCAAAGTACATAGCCGGACCAATCAGCTCACGGTCAAAAGCAAGGTTCATACCACACATAGGAAAAAGAGTTCCTTTGGGAATGGTCATGACTGCATCAACATACCTGCATATAACCAAGAACTAACCAATAAGCATTGTTTCATCGTTTAAGTTTTTACAGAAGggatgcaaaacaaaattggtaGCCTCAGTGGAAGATCAAATTTCCTGGAATTTTTCTCAAGAGGTTTCACAAGCTGAGTGGGAGCATCATAGTCAGGAATGTTGAGCCAGAGGCCATGAGAGACCGCGGTTATGGCACCTTCGCGCATACTGAAAGGGTATCCACGAACAAAGTCTGCCCCATCTCTGTATGGATCATAAAGTGTGTTAAAGAAATGCGGAGTTGATGGAGATAAGAGGTTCTTGATATGCTGCTCAAGCGCATTGATCTCTTTCCCTGTTGGATCCTTTGCAACCTACATTGCACATATATTGTCAACTTTGAAGAAGACTTTGGTTTGACCAAACAGAGTCTAAGAACTTTTTCACTTAAGCATAACATGAAATAGAGCACTTACAAAGcaatcatcatcaatggtGTAGATGTACTTCTTTTTGGAGACCATGTAACCGAAGCAACGACAAGCAGAGTCCTTGAAGGAAATGCAAGAGGCCTTGGGACCCAAGATTCGATTGATGTCGTTCCTGTTGTAGAGCTCGTAGTCAAACCCTACTGGAATGTTGATGACTTTCGAAGGATCACCATCTTGAACAATGATCAAATGATACTGCTCAAAGAAAGGTCGCCACATCTCAAGGAAGTCGAGGTTTCGAATCGTAGGTATCACAATGTCTAGCTCATCTTTCAACATTGGCGTGGGTTTCACGGAAGAATACAATTGCGCCATTTGAAACGACAAGGAAGAAAGAGTAGTTTATGATTAAgcaaagacaaagagagatGTACGATAACAAGGATGACTTCTTGGTATTTATAGAGATGAGATTGAGATAATCATTTTCACTCTTAACGGAAGAAAAAAGGTATATTCATGccaaaacatgtttcttcttttcatgttttcaacACAACCCAAATTCACGACTCTCACCCGCTCTACCTCTCTAAACCCAAATCACGTGACCGTCGTCTGTTTGTAGAAGATTTGttagaacaaaacatgaaaagttttattaatatgttttttttatcaaaataattttaggaATTGTTTTAGTTGAACTGAAATAGAAAAGAATGCAGGAGCTGGTGCCATAGTGGCATAGTGCCAcatacatttttttccttgtatgtatttagaaaatttgaaagctctaaacaaactaaagaagcaaagaatctttatttagttttttatttttcccccaatctaataacaaatttaaaagaacgaaaaaaaaaaaaatgctaaaatGTAAAAccccaaacccaaaccaaaagcTCTGAAGGACGTTGAGAAATCTCAATGCGACATCGTTCAAGAACCTCACAATCTCCCAAACAAAGACCCACACTACCACATACCTAGTCATAACCGAAAATCAAACGTAGCAGTAAGATAGAAAGAGACAGACTAGGAAGACGAAAACATTCGTTTGATTCCAGATTTCTGCTCTGTTGTTAGCCTCGATGGGAACTTAACAGTGAACTTGATTCTCAAGTTCCCTTTCTTTGATGGGTCTTTAGGGATTGGCATGCCTTCACCTTTCACCACCTCTTCATAAGAAGGGCTGATCACGTTGTTAATTGGAACCGTTACTGATCTTCCATCCAGAGTCGAGACCTGAGCAGTGTATCCCGTGAGGGCTTCCACAAGAGGGATCTTCTGTGTCATCACAAGGTCATTCCCGTCTCGCTTGAACACCGCATGTGGCTTCTCATCAACTATGAATACAAGATCTGATGGTATGATTCCTCGCTGCTCGTTTCCTTTCTCCGGGAAGGTAATCTTCGTCCCTTTCTTCCACCCTGGCTTGATTTCTATCGTCAAGATCTCCTCAACTGTTGTGGGTCTCCTGCATTGCAACAAAGAATACACTTTCAACTTGCATTACCgataacaacaacatcatagctacaaaaaaaacaactctaATGAGTCCAACATAATCTATCCAATGGCTAATGACTAATTTCTAGCACTACATCTTTCATGTATTTATCCAGCTCCAAAGCTCCTTAAGGTAAAAATTCCTAAGCAAATCAATGTTTTGGAACTAAATCCATAAGAAGGTGATTCTTAAACTCAATTCATGACAATGTAGCTGAAAAAAAACTGACCCGCTTGAATCGAGGACGTCCCGAgagatcttcatcttcttactGACTCCTTTGTAGAGATCTTCCAAACTACAAGGAAGTTGTCTCTCAATAGGGGCAGCTTTCCTCGGTGGAACAACATTTGACGAGAAAACGTCTTCCGCGAACCGGAACCCATTAGAGGGACCTGCACCACGTGAGTCACCAAATGGTCTTGTGAAGCCAAAGAACTCCGAGAAGATATCATCTGCGCTTCTACCGTTGAACCGGAACGAAGCCCCTCCATCCGAAAACCCGCCGCCTGCTCCGGGAGGCGGAGCCTGGCTTGTTAGACCTTCTTCTCCATATTGATCATAGATGGCTCTCTTTTGAGGATCACTCAAAACCTTACAAAATCCAACAGCATAAGGAATCTATCAAACACAATTCTACAAGCAAATCAAGATTACTTAATTGCCAGAGAAGTAACCATAGTGAATTGACAAACTACACAATTGCTCAAATTCAAGCAAAAGATGGGAATCTCtctgaaaagagaaaacgcattttgttaatttacaTCGTAAGCTTCGGAGATCTGCTTGAATTTGGCTTCGGcgtcttttttgttgttaggGTTCTTGTCTGGATGCCACTTCATGGCGAGTTTGCGATAAGCTTTCTTCAAGTCGTCGTCTTTCGCATTCCGATCCACCTGAAGAACCTTGTAATAATCGACCCCCATTGCTAtacctcctccttcttcttcttcctctttgatTCGCTCTTCGAATTTCACTCGATCTTCTTCAATGGGAAAAACTCTAGCGGATCATTCCGTACCGGTTCGAAATATTTATCGAGATACAAGAAATACCCGACCGGTTCTTTTATTTGGTCTTTACcggttctgtttttggttcgGCAAACCTAGCTCAAAAGTCAAACCTTATCAGAATTAAGAATCACGGTGTCGTTTCAAAGAGAGGAAATTTACACTTAGTAGccctatatatttattatttaacatTTGACCCCACTAGTATATGTTTGTTACTTTACTTTAAGCGAGGGTGATAGTCAAATTATGAAATATCTGAGGGCCTAAAATGGAAATAAGTAAGAAGTTTTGGGGTGttcttaaaatgaaaaatctgaaGAACAATATCATTGGTTAAATTCCTCtgaaaatccaaaagaattAAAGATGAcagttcttcttcctcagctaAACCATATCCACAAGCTACCAGTAGTACTAAACCGACGCCTCCGACAATCATACAGATTACCAGTGATCTCCGCCGTTTCCGGTAAAGAGCTGATACTTTCCGGCAAGGTACGGGCGGTGGAGCCCAAAGAAGCCAATGCGGTTGTGGCGTCGGAGGGATATATACTGTTAGACGTGAGGCCGGCTTGGGAAAGAGAAAAGGCACGCGTGAAAGGTTCCTTACACGTGCCACTGTTCGTGGAAGATCCAGACAATGGGCCGATCACGTTGCTGAAGAAATGGATTCATTTGGGATATATTGGGCTTTGGACGGGCCAGAGATTCACCATGATCAATGACGAATTCGCCCTCCGTGTTGTGGAGGCTGTCCCGGACAAAGAGAGTAAAGTGCTCGTCGTGTGCGGTGAAGGACTCAGGTACCAGCTTTATATGTTGCATTTTGGTTAATCATTGCCAGTTTTAGTCCAGATTTTAGAGAAACTTATCAAACTAAATAAACTATTAATCAATCGATTTGATCATAGAATCTTTTGGTTTGGATAGTATAAATTAAACTGAACTctttggttcggtttggttgTTAT from Arabidopsis thaliana chromosome 3, partial sequence includes these protein-coding regions:
- a CDS encoding DNAJ heat shock family protein (DNAJ heat shock family protein; FUNCTIONS IN: unfolded protein binding, heat shock protein binding; INVOLVED IN: protein folding; LOCATED IN: cellular_component unknown; EXPRESSED IN: 19 plant structures; EXPRESSED DURING: 12 growth stages; CONTAINS InterPro DOMAIN/s: Molecular chaperone, heat shock protein, Hsp40, DnaJ (InterPro:IPR015609), HSP40/DnaJ peptide-binding (InterPro:IPR008971), Chaperone DnaJ, C-terminal (InterPro:IPR002939), Heat shock protein DnaJ, N-terminal (InterPro:IPR001623), Heat shock protein DnaJ (InterPro:IPR003095), Heat shock protein DnaJ, conserved site (InterPro:IPR018253); BEST Arabidopsis thaliana protein match is: DNAJ heat shock family protein (TAIR:AT5G01390.1); Has 28100 Blast hits to 27785 proteins in 3479 species: Archae - 185; Bacteria - 10426; Metazoa - 4606; Fungi - 2650; Plants - 2881; Viruses - 19; Other Eukaryotes - 7333 (source: NCBI BLink).), which encodes MGVDYYKVLQVDRNAKDDDLKKAYRKLAMKWHPDKNPNNKKDAEAKFKQISEAYDVLSDPQKRAIYDQYGEEGLTSQAPPPGAGGGFSDGGASFRFNGRSADDIFSEFFGFTRPFGDSRGAGPSNGFRFAEDVFSSNVVPPRKAAPIERQLPCSLEDLYKGVSKKMKISRDVLDSSGRPTTVEEILTIEIKPGWKKGTKITFPEKGNEQRGIIPSDLVFIVDEKPHAVFKRDGNDLVMTQKIPLVEALTGYTAQVSTLDGRSVTVPINNVISPSYEEVVKGEGMPIPKDPSKKGNLRIKFTVKFPSRLTTEQKSGIKRMFSSS
- the RGP3 gene encoding reversibly glycosylated polypeptide 3 (reversibly glycosylated polypeptide 3 (RGP3); FUNCTIONS IN: transferase activity, transferring hexosyl groups, glycogenin glucosyltransferase activity; INVOLVED IN: cellulose biosynthetic process, cellular cell wall organization; LOCATED IN: membrane; EXPRESSED IN: leaf whorl, sepal, flower, cultured cell; EXPRESSED DURING: petal differentiation and expansion stage; CONTAINS InterPro DOMAIN/s: Alpha-1,4-glucan-protein synthase, UDP-forming (InterPro:IPR004901); BEST Arabidopsis thaliana protein match is: reversibly glycosylated polypeptide 1 (TAIR:AT3G02230.1); Has 259 Blast hits to 255 proteins in 45 species: Archae - 24; Bacteria - 8; Metazoa - 0; Fungi - 0; Plants - 223; Viruses - 0; Other Eukaryotes - 4 (source: NCBI BLink).), which translates into the protein MAQLYSSVKPTPMLKDELDIVIPTIRNLDFLEMWRPFFEQYHLIIVQDGDPSKVINIPVGFDYELYNRNDINRILGPKASCISFKDSACRCFGYMVSKKKYIYTIDDDCFVAKDPTGKEINALEQHIKNLLSPSTPHFFNTLYDPYRDGADFVRGYPFSMREGAITAVSHGLWLNIPDYDAPTQLVKPLEKNSRYVDAVMTIPKGTLFPMCGMNLAFDRELIGPAMYFGLMGDGQPIGRYDDMWAGWCVKVICDHMGWGVKTGLPYIWHSKASNPFVNLKKEYNGIFWQEEAIPFFQSVTLPKECTSVQQCYLELAKLVREKLGKVDPYFITLATGMVTWIEAWEELNSAEGTEAEAPKGKN
- a CDS encoding hypothetical protein (Protein of unknown function, DUF538) (Protein of unknown function, DUF538; CONTAINS InterPro DOMAIN/s: Protein of unknown function DUF538 (InterPro:IPR007493); BEST Arabidopsis thaliana protein match is: Protein of unknown function, DUF538 (TAIR:AT5G37070.1); Has 520 Blast hits to 520 proteins in 25 species: Archae - 0; Bacteria - 0; Metazoa - 0; Fungi - 0; Plants - 520; Viruses - 0; Other Eukaryotes - 0 (source: NCBI BLink).), which produces MDQILNKVGSYWLGKKANKQLDSVGDDINSLSSSIEGGTKWLVNKIKGKMQKPLPELLKEFGLPVGIFPRDATNYEFNEQTRKLTVFIPSICEVGYKDTSVLRFTTTVTGFLEKGKLADVEGMKTKVMIWVKVTSISADSSKVHFTAGMKKSRSRDAYEVLRDGVEIDKF
- a CDS encoding Rhodanese/Cell cycle control phosphatase superfamily protein (Rhodanese/Cell cycle control phosphatase superfamily protein; FUNCTIONS IN: molecular_function unknown; INVOLVED IN: biological_process unknown; LOCATED IN: chloroplast; EXPRESSED IN: 21 plant structures; EXPRESSED DURING: 13 growth stages; CONTAINS InterPro DOMAIN/s: Rhodanese-like (InterPro:IPR001763); BEST Arabidopsis thaliana protein match is: Rhodanese/Cell cycle control phosphatase superfamily protein (TAIR:AT2G42220.1); Has 237 Blast hits to 237 proteins in 53 species: Archae - 0; Bacteria - 52; Metazoa - 3; Fungi - 0; Plants - 146; Viruses - 0; Other Eukaryotes - 36 (source: NCBI BLink).), which translates into the protein MTVLLPQLNHIHKLPVVLNRRLRQSYRLPVISAVSGKELILSGKVRAVEPKEANAVVASEGYILLDVRPAWEREKARVKGSLHVPLFVEDPDNGPITLLKKWIHLGYIGLWTGQRFTMINDEFALRVVEAVPDKESKVLVVCGEGLRSLAAVSKLHGEGYKSLGWLTGGFNRVSEGDFPEIEGTEELRFATIGGVSFYLLKLLVLLPSFGQKSR